The genomic stretch AGTTAGAAAACCAAATAATGGATGTTGCTTATGAAATTTCTCATGCAAAATCTTTATTAGATTTTAAAAAAGGTGCAAGTAAACTGCATGCGCCTGGTTTAAATATGATGTACGGAGATGCTAAAAATAATATTGCATGGTTTGCTTCTGGTAAATTGTATAATTACAGAGATTCTTTGTACACAAAAACATTTTTAAACGGATCTTCTGGTACAGATGAGATTTTAAATTATATAGATTTTGATGATAATCCGCAAGCCATTAACCCTATAAGTAATTATGTATATTCTGCAAATAATCAACCAGATTCTATTCAGAATAAATTATATCCTGGTTATTATTTAGTAGAAGATAGAGCCAAAAGAATAGAAAATTTGTTAACTCCTAAAAACGATTGGTCTAAAGAAGATGTGGCAAAAATGCTTATGGATGTTACATCGCCTGTTATACCAGAAATTTCTAAGGATTTAATAGCGGCATTAGATCAACGTGATTTTTCTGCAAGTGAAAAAACAGCAGTAGTTATTTTAAAAGAATGGCAAGGTAATTTTGACAAAGAAGAAGTTGCGCCTACAATTTATAATAGATTTATTTACGAGTTTCAAAAAAATACTTTTGCAGACGAAATGCAAAAAGGATATTTTCAATTTATTAACACGCCTTTTGTAGAAAAAGTGTTGCCCGTTCAAGCAAAAAGAGAAAATTCTGTTTGGTGGGATAATGTGAATACTGTTAATAAAATAGAAACCAAGCAAGAGATAGTAACTACATCATTTAAAAAAGCATTTCAGTTTTTAGAAAATCAATTAGGAGCCAATGTTGCTGGCTGGAAATGGGAAAGAGTACTAACCGTAGAACACAAACATGCTGTTGGCGAAGTAGCTTTGCTTAGAAAATACTTTAATGTTGGCCCGTTTACAACCAATGGAGGAGACCAAGTAATAAACAATCAAATTTACGATATCGATTCTACAGGATATTATAAAGTAAAAGCAGGACCATCTACAAGAAGAGTTGTCGATTTTTCTGATGTAGAAAATAGTTTATCTATTATACCCACAGGTCAATCTGGTCGTGTATTTAGCAAGCATTATAAAGACCAAGCTCAAAAATACCTAAATGGCGAGTACGTAAAAATGATGCTAAATCAAACGGAAATTAAAAACAGTAAAAATCTTTTAATCTTAAAAGCGCAGAAGTAATTAGTATAACTAATTTTAAAATGTACTTTTGCTGCATAAAAAATAAATAATGAGTTTACAACAAGAATTAGAAAGCAGAAGCGGTAACAAATGCGAATTATGTGCTGCAACAAATAATTTATCAATTTACGAAGTAAAACCAACTTCTACAGGTGGTGTAGATGGTAGTTTGTTAGCTTGCGAAACTTGTATAACTCAAATAGAAAATCCAGAAGCTACAGATGCCAATCATTGGCGTTGTTTAAATGATTCTATGTGGTCTGAACACAGAGCTGTAAAAGTTGTCGCTTGGAGAATGTTGTCTCGCTTAAAAAACGAAGGTTGGCCACAAGATTTGTTAGATATGATGTATTTAGAAGATGACGATTTACGTTACGCTAAAGAATCTGGAGATCATTTAGACGAAAGTGAAAAAATTATTCATAGAGATGCCAACGGTGCTATTTTGCAAGCCGGAGATTCTGTTGTTTTAATTAAAGACTTAAAAGTAAAAGGTTCTAGTATGGTTGCCAAACAAGGTACAGCAGTTCGTAGAATTTCTTTAGATCATGAAAATGCAAAATATATAGAAGGCAAAGTAGGACCAACTCAAATTGTAATTATTACAGATTACGTTAAAAAAATGGCAGAAAAAGAGTAAACAGCTTCGAGTAAATTTCTTAAAGAAAATTATATCGAGAAGTTGGGCGTTACCTTTCAGGTCGCGCTTTACACTATATCTTTTTTTCGTACCTCAAAAAAGGATGCCGTTGCAATCGCTAACGCAACTACCTGCCAACAAATAGCATTACAACATTTTTTGTTGCTTTTTATAAAAAGAATCGGCTTGCAATTTCATTAAATCGCGAGCCATTTTTTGTTTGTATTTATACAATTCTTCTTCTTCGGCCATATCTTTATAGACTTTATTGTTCAAGTCTATATCAGTAGCCAACATTACTTCTCTTTGGTGTACTTGTTGTTGCACCCAAGTTTTAATAGCAGATTCTTGTTCTTCTAGTTTAAAATCATATTCACCTTTCGGAGCAATTAACTTTGCAAAAATAGGAGATGTTTCTATGGCTAAAAACAACAAGAAAATAAAAAAGGATGGCAACCAAGGCAATTTGTTTAATGCATTTACTCGAGCCATTAAACCGTCAAAATTTGCAATGATAGGTTGTGTTTTAGTCTCATTTAATTTCTTATTTTCAATTAAAGCGGCAATTGCTAATTCTTTGGTTTCTATTTTTGCAGCATTGTCTTTTTTAAGTTGGTTTAATTCAGCCAAAGCAATATCGTGTTTTTCTCTCTTTTCTTTATACACAGGTCCTTTACCTAATAGTTTGGTTCCTTTTCTTCCTTCTGCTTCGGCAATATAAGTGTCATATAACGCATTAGTAGTAATTTCTTTTTCGACGATTTCAGTTTTTAAAGCATCGATTTCGTTATTAATTTTAGCGATTTCCGGATTAAATTGTGCGGCTATTTGAGTTTTGTTATCTAAAGTCATCTGATTTTTTTCTGTTAACAAAACCTGATTGATCTCTTTTTCGAATAACTTTAACTCTAATGGTTTAGAAATAACTATTGCAATAATAATTGCCAATATAATTCTTGGTGATGCTTGTAAAAACTCTTTCCATTTAGAATCTCTTTTTTTAATTGTAGCTACTATAAATCTGTCTAAATTAAAAATTAGCAAACCCCAAACTAATCCAAAAATAAGAGCAGTAAAAATAGTATCGAAAACAGTATATAACGCATAACTTGCAGAAATTGTAGCCATAATTGCTGTAAAAAATACAGTTGCACCAATACCAACATATTTATTTTGTTCTCCGTCGGCACAATTATTTAGAAGATTTTTATCTGCACCAGAGCAAATAATAAAGAATTTTTTAAGCATAAGATGCAATTTAGTTGTTGATGGAAAATTTTTATCAATTTTTTTCTCGTTGTCGTAAACCATCAACGCTAGAAAAATGAATTTATTTTACTTTTTAGAAACTTTTAGTCTGTAACAAAGAGTGTTAGATGTCGTCTTCTTAGTATAAATCAATAAAACCAAATACCATGAAATATTTACAATCAACTACCGTATTAGAAAGAGGAATTTTAACTTCTAGTTATAAGAAAGAAATAAAAAATAGTATTTCTAGAGAAAAAGGAAAGTCTATTTCTAAAATAAAAAGCTTTGTTTTTAATCATCAAACAAGACAAGAAAGTCAAACTGCAGTTATTTTACAAGTTTCTTTATTTGTATTTGCATTGGTTATGATTTCTATTTAATAACTTATTTAAAATAGTTGGCAAGTATGCATGCGTGAAGGATTGCAGCATTTGTTTGAGCTCTTTTGTGAAGTATGAACAAAAAGCGAGTGCAAAAGCCTGACCTGAAAGGGCACGCTAAAACAAAAAAAATCCATCTTAAAACAAGATGGATTTTTAAATAATTTATGTTTTGCTTTTAACTTAAAGCTTCTTTAATTCTTTTAATTGCTTCTCTTAACTGCAATTCTGATGCTGCATAAGACATTCTAATACAATTTGGCGCACCAAAGGCTTCACCAGTTACTGTTGCAACATTTGCTTTTTCTAGAATAAATAAAGAAAAATCACTTGCATTTTCAATGGTAACACCGTCTATTGTTTTGCCAAAAAATGCAGAAATATCTGGGAAAACGTAAAAAGCACCTTCTGGTACATTTACTTTAAAACCTTCTATTTCTCTTAACAGACCAACAACAAGATCTCTACGAGTTCTAAACTCGTCTACCATATATTGTATTTTAGAAACTGGCGCTAATACAGCTGTAATTGCAGCTCTTTGCGCAATACAGTTTGTACCAGAAGTAACTTGTCCTTGCATTTTAGTACACGCTTTTGCAATCCATTCTGGGGCACCAATATAACCGATTCTCCAACCTGTCATGGCAAATGCTTTTGCTAAACCATTTACAGTTATTGTTCTATCGTACATGCTTTCTATGGCAGCAAAACTAAAAGGCTTTGCACCGTAGTTGATGTGTTCGTAGATTTCATCTGATAATATATAAACTTGCGGATGATTTTCTAATACAGCTGCTAAAGCTCTGTATTCTTCTTCGCTGTACATAGAACCACTTGGATTGTTTGGCGAATTAAAGAAAATCATTTTTGTTTTTGGCGTAATTGCACGTTCTAATTGTGCTGGCGTAATTTTAAAATCGTCGTCTATTGAAGACGGAATTTCAACAAATTTAGCCTGACTTAATATAGATATTGCAGAATAACTAACCCAATATGGTGCAGGTAATAAAACTTCGTCACCTGGGTTTAACAATACTTGAGCAACATTTGCAATAGACTGTTTTGCACCTGTAGAAACTACAATTTGACTTGGTTTGTAATTAATATTGTTATCACGTTCAAATTTTGTGCAAATTGCTTCTTTTAACTCTAAATAACCGTCTACCGGCGTGTAAGAATTATAGTTTTGATTTACAGCTTCTATTGCCGCTTCTTTTATAAAGTCTGGAGTGTTAAAATCTGGTTCTCCTAAACTTAAACTTATAATATCTTTTCCTTCTGCCTTTAACTCTCTGGCTTTAGCAGCCATTGCTAATGTTTGCGAAACAGGTAAACTGTTAATTCTGTCCGATAATGGATGTTTCATTGTGTACTACTGTTAGTTGTGTGTTTTTGTTATGCTATTTCTGGGTTTTTTCCTAAAACTCCTAAGTGTCTAAAATGTTCTATAATTGCTTTACGCATAGTATCGTATTCATTATAAGGTAAATTAAACTCACTTGCAGTTTCTTTTACAATTTTAGCTAATTTATTATAATGTACATGAGAAATATGCGGAAAAATATGATGTTCAACTTGATGATTTAAACCACCCGTATAGAAGTTTACCAACCAATTGCTAGGAGCAAAGTTAGATGTGGTATATAATTGATGGACTGCCCAAGTGTGTTCTAAATTACCGTCTTTATCT from Polaribacter marinaquae encodes the following:
- a CDS encoding pyridoxal phosphate-dependent aminotransferase — encoded protein: MKHPLSDRINSLPVSQTLAMAAKARELKAEGKDIISLSLGEPDFNTPDFIKEAAIEAVNQNYNSYTPVDGYLELKEAICTKFERDNNINYKPSQIVVSTGAKQSIANVAQVLLNPGDEVLLPAPYWVSYSAISILSQAKFVEIPSSIDDDFKITPAQLERAITPKTKMIFFNSPNNPSGSMYSEEEYRALAAVLENHPQVYILSDEIYEHINYGAKPFSFAAIESMYDRTITVNGLAKAFAMTGWRIGYIGAPEWIAKACTKMQGQVTSGTNCIAQRAAITAVLAPVSKIQYMVDEFRTRRDLVVGLLREIEGFKVNVPEGAFYVFPDISAFFGKTIDGVTIENASDFSLFILEKANVATVTGEAFGAPNCIRMSYAASELQLREAIKRIKEALS
- a CDS encoding PhnA domain-containing protein; this encodes MSLQQELESRSGNKCELCAATNNLSIYEVKPTSTGGVDGSLLACETCITQIENPEATDANHWRCLNDSMWSEHRAVKVVAWRMLSRLKNEGWPQDLLDMMYLEDDDLRYAKESGDHLDESEKIIHRDANGAILQAGDSVVLIKDLKVKGSSMVAKQGTAVRRISLDHENAKYIEGKVGPTQIVIITDYVKKMAEKE
- a CDS encoding DUF4407 domain-containing protein, coding for MLKKFFIICSGADKNLLNNCADGEQNKYVGIGATVFFTAIMATISASYALYTVFDTIFTALIFGLVWGLLIFNLDRFIVATIKKRDSKWKEFLQASPRIILAIIIAIVISKPLELKLFEKEINQVLLTEKNQMTLDNKTQIAAQFNPEIAKINNEIDALKTEIVEKEITTNALYDTYIAEAEGRKGTKLLGKGPVYKEKREKHDIALAELNQLKKDNAAKIETKELAIAALIENKKLNETKTQPIIANFDGLMARVNALNKLPWLPSFFIFLLFLAIETSPIFAKLIAPKGEYDFKLEEQESAIKTWVQQQVHQREVMLATDIDLNNKVYKDMAEEEELYKYKQKMARDLMKLQADSFYKKQQKML
- a CDS encoding penicillin acylase family protein → MKIIKKIAAILIVIVISLGIASWIYFNSLKPTYNGEIQLKNTTKDVAVYFDEIGVPHITAENQKDAYLALGYVHAQDRLWQMELIRRIAAGRLAEIFGEKLIRTDKLFSGLGIEEASEKTIQNLDKNSEAYKMATAYLDGINQYIENGTTPIEYRLVGVKKEKYTLKDMYNVFGYMAFSFAIAHKTDPMLNEIKEKLGSTYFNELIGVEDKNLTLIPNEKNAEITGAFSEAMQNLTAVLPIAPFIGSNSWVIGADKTKNGKVIFANDPHIGYSQPSVWYQAHIKTPNYEMYGFHLALVPFPLLGHNKDYAYGLTMFENDDIDFYVEQNNPENENQYLYKNEVLNYKKIEKRLKVKDAKDSLYTIKVSKHGPLMNGIIDQLQTEKPIAMQWIYTKLENQIMDVAYEISHAKSLLDFKKGASKLHAPGLNMMYGDAKNNIAWFASGKLYNYRDSLYTKTFLNGSSGTDEILNYIDFDDNPQAINPISNYVYSANNQPDSIQNKLYPGYYLVEDRAKRIENLLTPKNDWSKEDVAKMLMDVTSPVIPEISKDLIAALDQRDFSASEKTAVVILKEWQGNFDKEEVAPTIYNRFIYEFQKNTFADEMQKGYFQFINTPFVEKVLPVQAKRENSVWWDNVNTVNKIETKQEIVTTSFKKAFQFLENQLGANVAGWKWERVLTVEHKHAVGEVALLRKYFNVGPFTTNGGDQVINNQIYDIDSTGYYKVKAGPSTRRVVDFSDVENSLSIIPTGQSGRVFSKHYKDQAQKYLNGEYVKMMLNQTEIKNSKNLLILKAQK